A genomic stretch from Chryseobacterium sp. SNU WT5 includes:
- the gldK gene encoding gliding motility lipoprotein GldK, with protein sequence MKRVFLILMSAAVVISCSKRGGASAGKPGSKGELVTKGKSKSFVSQRPYGMVAIPAGSYVMGMADQDFTNTPEKATLKTVTVSSFFMDESEITNAEYRLFIDYVRDSVVRSLLAEADESGTYAYAAKKAGNQNAYQEYLDSQGGRDGYDESKKLDWSTPLQWRTSNYPDAKYAEILESIYIPPAERINNERIIDTRKLLYAYNWEDIESAVKDKSRGAKYLKKESIAVYPDTTVWLKDFNYAYNEPLYEGYFWHNAYKAYPVVGVTWDQARAFCNYRSKMKSDYNEALKKKKQKAMAFRLPTEAEWEYAAKGGKENATYPWGGPYLQDDRGCYLANFKPKRGNYIEDEKKGTYTYTAPVKQFAKNGFGLYDMAGNVAEWTESPYNNSTYQFASTLNPYLSNQAYKEPRKSVRGGSWKDIGYLLMTGYRDYERKDSARSYIGFRTVQDIPDGTAKYKKRTR encoded by the coding sequence ATGAAAAGAGTATTCCTTATATTAATGTCAGCTGCTGTAGTGATTTCTTGTTCAAAACGAGGAGGAGCGTCAGCTGGAAAACCTGGGTCAAAAGGAGAACTTGTGACAAAAGGGAAGTCGAAATCTTTTGTGTCGCAAAGACCTTATGGTATGGTTGCAATCCCAGCCGGCTCCTATGTAATGGGAATGGCTGATCAGGATTTTACCAATACCCCAGAGAAGGCGACTCTTAAAACAGTTACTGTTTCCTCATTCTTTATGGATGAAAGTGAAATTACCAATGCAGAATATCGATTATTTATTGATTACGTGCGTGATTCTGTTGTACGATCTTTATTAGCTGAAGCAGATGAAAGTGGTACATATGCATATGCTGCTAAGAAAGCAGGTAATCAAAATGCGTACCAAGAGTATTTGGATTCACAAGGGGGAAGAGATGGCTATGATGAATCCAAGAAATTAGATTGGAGTACTCCTCTTCAATGGAGAACATCTAACTATCCAGATGCTAAATATGCGGAGATTTTAGAATCTATTTATATTCCACCAGCAGAGAGAATTAATAATGAAAGAATTATCGACACCAGAAAGTTACTCTATGCCTATAATTGGGAAGATATAGAGTCTGCTGTCAAAGACAAGTCTAGAGGTGCTAAATATCTTAAAAAAGAAAGTATCGCAGTATATCCAGATACAACGGTTTGGTTAAAAGATTTTAATTATGCTTACAATGAGCCTTTGTATGAAGGTTACTTTTGGCATAATGCTTATAAAGCTTACCCTGTAGTTGGAGTAACTTGGGATCAGGCCAGAGCTTTTTGTAACTATAGATCTAAAATGAAATCTGACTACAACGAAGCTTTAAAAAAGAAAAAGCAAAAAGCGATGGCATTTAGACTTCCTACAGAAGCAGAGTGGGAATATGCAGCGAAAGGTGGAAAAGAGAATGCAACCTATCCTTGGGGCGGTCCGTATTTACAAGATGACAGAGGTTGTTATCTAGCGAACTTCAAACCGAAACGAGGTAATTATATTGAGGATGAGAAAAAAGGTACGTATACCTATACAGCTCCTGTAAAACAATTTGCGAAAAATGGCTTTGGATTATATGATATGGCAGGAAATGTTGCAGAATGGACAGAATCTCCTTACAATAATTCAACCTACCAATTTGCTTCTACATTAAATCCATATTTATCAAATCAAGCTTACAAAGAACCTCGTAAATCTGTAAGAGGTGGTTCTTGGAAAGATATCGGTTATCTTTTAATGACTGGATATAGAGATTACGAAAGAAAAGATTCTGCAAGAAGCTATATCGGATTCAGAACAGTACAAGACATTCCTGATGGAACAGCTAAGTACAAGAAAAGAACAAGATAG
- the gldL gene encoding gliding motility protein GldL: protein MFKDKASISNFIYSFFAAIVLLGALFKMTHWSIGPIGGNLMLGIGLGAEVLVFLFMAFFPDSTDTSYAWENVYPELLDKDTVPSKRNVGNSMQLAEVKELETSLSDKLDAMLADAKLDVTLFERLRTGIDKFSNSVEQINQTVDVSGSTQKYNDQLVLAASHLESMNALYSLQLEHGKAQSEYSKKYVEDMQKSAAHSEKFNEELSGLTSNLNSLNRVYGGMLSAMKS, encoded by the coding sequence ATGTTCAAAGACAAAGCTTCAATTTCAAATTTCATCTATTCCTTTTTCGCGGCAATCGTGTTACTAGGTGCTTTATTTAAAATGACACACTGGAGTATCGGGCCAATAGGTGGAAATTTAATGCTAGGTATCGGTTTGGGTGCTGAAGTTTTAGTATTTCTATTTATGGCATTTTTTCCAGACTCAACTGATACAAGTTATGCGTGGGAAAATGTATATCCTGAATTATTAGACAAAGACACTGTACCAAGTAAAAGAAATGTTGGTAATTCTATGCAATTAGCGGAAGTTAAAGAATTAGAAACTTCGTTATCTGATAAATTAGATGCCATGCTTGCTGATGCAAAACTGGATGTAACTTTATTTGAAAGATTAAGAACAGGAATTGATAAATTTTCAAATTCTGTAGAGCAGATCAATCAAACGGTGGACGTTTCTGGATCTACTCAAAAATACAATGATCAGTTAGTACTTGCTGCAAGTCATTTAGAAAGTATGAATGCTCTATATTCATTACAATTAGAACACGGTAAAGCGCAATCAGAATACAGTAAAAAATATGTAGAGGATATGCAGAAATCTGCAGCTCATTCTGAGAAATTTAATGAAGAATTATCTGGATTAACTTCTAACCTTAATAGTCTTAATAGAGTATACGGCGGAATGCTTAGCGCCATGAAATCGTAG
- the gldM gene encoding gliding motility protein GldM: MAQGKQSPRQKMINLMYLVFIAMLAMQIDQEIIRSYKDTTGSLVETRELTENNNSIFKQTLQAKAANTPETFQGALERYQGLEEKSDNLVKYIDDLKLELSKEADYDSKAEIQESFAALNNTEPSTSVFFTKGDENIPSKKASDLKAKIEDYKNYINQTLGSNNLMKSVVDRTNKQMITEYKNARNGKKWLQYQFYNQPLIAALSNLEIIQATARGIQGDALSVMLQEKVDADIKFDAYSAIVSAPTIVVQGESAQGRVAIGNYSSNVPGLNMPGLTIQNGQGVRNLDTGSLGDKSFSGTISFKDVNGKEIPLTYNHTYKVIAGAQELKAQKGAILTADKMNVLYRGLPNPISGSILGADMSGISLSAAGASVSGGGGKWTVTPGGGNTVTLTISGRDPKGGSISQAFPFRIKNVPPPIGQIQGKNVVSMPASSIANQRVTADMPDFDFDVRFTVNSFMFKAPGKAAMLVNGSSLSSVANLTKGLRAGDIAYVFNIQATATGLGNQQLKNIGNVIINVQ, translated from the coding sequence ATGGCACAAGGAAAACAGTCACCTCGTCAGAAGATGATTAACTTGATGTATTTAGTTTTCATTGCTATGCTTGCAATGCAGATTGATCAAGAAATTATTCGTTCTTATAAAGACACTACAGGTTCATTGGTTGAGACCAGAGAACTTACAGAAAATAACAATTCAATATTTAAGCAAACTTTACAAGCGAAGGCAGCAAATACGCCGGAGACTTTTCAAGGTGCATTGGAGCGATACCAAGGATTAGAAGAGAAATCAGATAATTTGGTTAAGTATATTGATGATTTGAAATTAGAGTTAAGCAAGGAAGCCGATTACGATAGTAAAGCTGAAATTCAGGAAAGTTTCGCTGCTCTTAACAATACAGAGCCATCGACATCAGTTTTCTTTACTAAAGGAGATGAAAATATTCCTTCCAAGAAAGCAAGCGACTTAAAAGCAAAAATTGAAGATTACAAAAATTATATCAATCAAACTTTAGGGTCAAATAATTTGATGAAATCTGTTGTTGATAGAACCAATAAACAGATGATTACTGAGTATAAGAATGCTAGAAACGGTAAAAAATGGTTACAGTATCAATTTTACAACCAACCATTAATTGCTGCTTTATCTAACTTAGAAATTATTCAGGCTACAGCCAGAGGAATTCAGGGTGATGCTCTTTCGGTAATGCTTCAAGAAAAAGTGGATGCAGATATCAAATTTGATGCTTATTCAGCAATTGTTTCGGCGCCAACTATTGTAGTTCAAGGTGAATCTGCTCAAGGTAGAGTTGCTATTGGAAATTATTCTAGCAATGTTCCGGGACTTAACATGCCAGGTTTAACAATACAAAATGGTCAGGGAGTAAGAAACTTAGATACAGGATCTTTAGGTGATAAGAGCTTTAGTGGTACTATATCATTTAAAGATGTTAATGGAAAAGAGATCCCTTTAACCTATAACCATACCTATAAAGTTATTGCAGGTGCTCAAGAATTAAAAGCTCAAAAAGGGGCAATTTTAACGGCAGATAAAATGAACGTTCTGTATAGAGGATTACCAAATCCAATTTCTGGATCTATTCTAGGTGCAGATATGTCAGGAATTTCTTTATCAGCAGCAGGAGCATCCGTAAGTGGAGGTGGTGGTAAATGGACTGTTACTCCAGGAGGAGGTAATACGGTAACATTAACTATTTCCGGGCGTGATCCAAAAGGAGGTTCAATATCTCAAGCTTTTCCTTTCAGAATTAAAAATGTCCCACCACCAATTGGACAAATTCAAGGGAAAAATGTGGTGTCGATGCCTGCAAGTTCCATTGCAAACCAGAGAGTTACGGCGGATATGCCAGACTTTGATTTCGATGTACGCTTTACAGTAAACAGTTTTATGTTCAAAGCTCCTGGTAAAGCAGCTATGTTAGTAAACGGAAGTTCACTGAGTTCTGTAGCAAACCTTACAAAAGGGTTAAGAGCTGGTGATATTGCTTACGTATTTAATATTCAGGCTACCGCCACGGGGTTAGGAAACCAACAATTAAAAAATATTGGTAACGTCATAATAAACGTACAATAA
- the gldN gene encoding gliding motility protein GldN — translation MPEETNTGGVQVDDSPINSMSILNAKSPESFRKYRELNMIKKGDSMVSTKITPLKYGFIEDKDILKSMVVWEIIDMNDKLNQPYYHNEDGLISQNKSLYQILFDAINDGRIKEVYDDELFETRLSPEAIQSRIKSEVMSDAGIDRINETGKLTDDEKKEYTNVYETKTENVKVLKIKGMWYIDRRDSQMKYRLLGIAAMGQDPSTMGQYGPDGQPLASKDELIDLFWVYYPDAREVLANSVAFNNKNLSSDITFDDLLNARRFSTVIYKSDNGLGNGVIKDYIPNDADEQLEESERIKAQILQMESDMWNY, via the coding sequence ATGCCGGAAGAGACCAATACAGGTGGAGTTCAAGTTGATGATTCTCCCATTAATTCAATGTCGATTTTGAATGCGAAATCTCCGGAATCTTTTAGAAAGTACAGGGAATTGAACATGATTAAGAAAGGAGATTCTATGGTTTCTACTAAAATTACACCTTTAAAGTATGGTTTTATAGAAGACAAGGATATTCTGAAAAGTATGGTGGTTTGGGAAATTATTGATATGAATGACAAACTCAATCAACCCTATTATCATAATGAAGATGGCTTAATTTCGCAGAACAAATCGCTTTATCAGATATTATTTGATGCCATTAATGACGGTAGAATCAAAGAGGTTTATGATGATGAGTTATTCGAAACCAGATTAAGTCCAGAAGCAATTCAGTCGCGGATTAAAAGTGAAGTGATGAGTGATGCTGGAATTGACAGGATTAATGAAACTGGTAAATTAACTGACGACGAGAAGAAAGAATATACTAATGTTTACGAAACTAAAACGGAAAACGTTAAGGTTTTGAAAATCAAAGGGATGTGGTATATCGATCGAAGAGATAGTCAAATGAAGTATCGCTTGCTGGGAATTGCAGCGATGGGTCAGGATCCTTCGACAATGGGTCAGTATGGTCCAGATGGTCAACCTTTAGCTTCAAAAGATGAACTGATTGATCTATTTTGGGTTTACTATCCAGATGCGCGAGAAGTTTTGGCGAATTCTGTAGCATTTAACAACAAGAATTTATCTTCGGATATAACTTTTGATGATTTATTAAATGCAAGAAGATTCTCTACAGTTATTTATAAATCTGATAACGGTCTCGGAAATGGGGTGATCAAAGACTATATCCCAAATGATGCAGATGAGCAATTGGAAGAGAGCGAGAGAATTAAAGCTCAGATCCTGCAGATGGAGAGTGATATGTGGAATTACTAA
- a CDS encoding NAD(P)/FAD-dependent oxidoreductase, translated as MKNVDYIIVGDGYAAMFFAHQLIKHEKSFIMFAGERKSASRVSAGIVNPLVLKKFTTFWLAAEQINFLTKTMSEIEEYTGENYLIHESIHRIFHDEREKELWLIKTELDELKPFLDPAFESVNTLINPYGTGKVKHSGRVDVNAFFNGIMAYLEQNTMVVAKDFQYHKIEGKTYEDFAFKHIVFCEGMGVRSNPFFKDIPVIPNKGHHLKVRLSKKMDNQYTFKKKHFLFPLNEQSYYYGGTYDPNERENDIDDFKTEELIQGLKEFYPHDFEVEEVNFGFRPTVKDRRPILGNHAQYQNYYLFNGLGARGILNGCYFSQELYDHIENGKELMSEVDLRRFQK; from the coding sequence ATGAAGAATGTAGATTATATTATTGTTGGTGATGGTTATGCCGCAATGTTCTTTGCCCACCAATTAATAAAACACGAGAAATCTTTCATAATGTTTGCCGGCGAACGTAAAAGTGCGTCACGTGTTTCCGCAGGTATTGTGAACCCATTGGTGTTAAAAAAATTTACGACTTTTTGGTTAGCAGCAGAGCAAATTAATTTTCTAACAAAAACAATGTCGGAAATTGAAGAGTACACTGGCGAAAATTATTTAATTCATGAAAGTATTCACCGTATTTTTCATGATGAAAGAGAAAAAGAATTATGGTTAATTAAAACGGAATTGGATGAATTGAAACCGTTCCTTGATCCGGCATTTGAATCCGTAAATACCCTAATCAATCCATATGGTACAGGTAAAGTAAAGCATTCGGGTCGCGTTGATGTGAACGCTTTCTTCAATGGTATTATGGCTTATTTGGAACAGAATACAATGGTAGTCGCTAAAGATTTTCAATATCATAAAATAGAGGGAAAGACCTACGAAGATTTTGCTTTTAAACACATTGTCTTTTGTGAAGGAATGGGTGTGCGCTCAAATCCTTTTTTCAAGGACATTCCTGTTATTCCAAATAAAGGACATCATTTGAAGGTTCGGTTATCAAAAAAAATGGACAATCAATATACTTTTAAGAAAAAACATTTCTTATTTCCACTTAATGAACAATCCTATTATTATGGAGGAACTTATGATCCCAACGAACGGGAAAATGATATTGATGATTTTAAGACGGAAGAGCTGATTCAGGGATTAAAAGAATTTTATCCACATGATTTTGAAGTAGAAGAAGTTAACTTCGGTTTTCGCCCTACGGTAAAGGATCGGCGTCCTATTCTGGGAAATCATGCTCAATATCAAAATTATTATCTGTTTAACGGCTTAGGTGCCCGTGGTATTTTAAATGGATGTTACTTTTCACAGGAACTATATGACCATATTGAAAATGGGAAAGAGCTAATGTCGGAAGTAGATTTAAGAAGATTCCAGAAATAA
- a CDS encoding M12 family metallo-peptidase, which yields MKKLNQFLAALAFVFTMLFTTQVSAQTFVVKGIKVAHVDGSATGKNNFGEIKSVSNTFKKYDVFKLNIKDLATHVKGASGTTIINFALGEAYQWKMNIEHVDLYSPNAKGYELTENGQKEVALPRNILFKGTVNGNKADEARLTIADNTIAGMLMIGDEKYYIESLKNIEKSGDVENYVIYKASDVVERPDLFCQATKDTRGAADVNNDLETGKAGSCNGQWVNKIATYATYKRFNSAGGTTQVNTEILTILNNVQAFYNEYNLKLVVTEQKVATCSTCNPWGDRDNNINSLLDGFTSWGPTGFTSTHDQGICFFDGSGSGAVGLAWVGTICTNNRYNVCDKLGSSSQNRVLVAHEMGHNFGANHDAAGSNYIMAPSVSAATTWSSSSKNAISGHIASRSCLSCDAGTTPTECNIPTGLAVENLTATAVTLNWNDISGATGYTLQFRATGSSTWQSFDTTASVLDLSGLTTGITYQWQVKTKCSSSSSSAYAGGSDFTSETDTPPDTCAAPASASASNITTSSATINWSSAEAPNYYIYVLPSGGNWYLAASELTGTSYNLTGLTANKSYTIEVYSNCSNGAVAKRFTFTTSSNPSSCGSPINPSIVTQYGDYAKLAWGGVSGAGTYTTQIKPSYSSSWYIYTYPNTSIAFQGLQYGVTYQWRVRSNCSKGSSDYVYGPNINGYARGYMELTVAKEEKLTIYPNPSKSNFTLRVENSSSQFGDMEVIDISGKVVYSASTVDLSLPLVFGDQLVAGIYIVRVITAQKTTVSKVIKL from the coding sequence ATGAAAAAACTAAATCAGTTTTTAGCAGCGTTGGCTTTTGTATTTACTATGCTTTTTACGACGCAGGTAAGTGCACAGACCTTTGTTGTTAAAGGTATTAAGGTTGCTCATGTCGATGGAAGCGCAACAGGAAAAAACAATTTCGGAGAAATTAAATCGGTTTCGAATACGTTTAAGAAGTATGATGTTTTTAAGCTAAATATCAAAGATTTGGCAACTCATGTAAAAGGAGCCAGCGGGACTACAATTATTAATTTTGCCTTAGGTGAAGCTTATCAGTGGAAGATGAATATTGAGCATGTTGATCTTTATTCTCCAAATGCAAAAGGGTATGAACTTACCGAAAATGGACAAAAAGAAGTCGCTTTACCTAGAAATATCTTATTTAAAGGGACTGTGAATGGTAATAAGGCAGACGAAGCCAGACTTACTATAGCGGATAATACTATTGCCGGAATGCTTATGATCGGTGATGAAAAGTATTATATCGAAAGTTTAAAAAACATTGAAAAAAGTGGAGATGTTGAAAACTACGTTATCTATAAAGCATCCGATGTAGTTGAACGTCCAGACCTATTTTGTCAAGCCACCAAAGACACTCGAGGTGCTGCTGATGTTAATAATGATCTGGAGACGGGTAAAGCAGGTTCTTGTAACGGTCAGTGGGTAAACAAGATTGCGACTTATGCTACCTATAAAAGATTTAATTCTGCTGGTGGAACGACTCAGGTTAATACGGAGATCTTAACCATTTTAAATAATGTGCAGGCGTTCTATAATGAATATAATTTGAAATTAGTTGTTACAGAGCAAAAAGTGGCTACATGCAGTACTTGTAACCCATGGGGTGATCGAGATAATAATATCAACAGTCTATTGGATGGTTTCACGAGTTGGGGTCCGACAGGTTTTACCAGCACTCATGATCAAGGAATTTGTTTTTTTGATGGATCAGGATCGGGCGCAGTTGGCTTGGCGTGGGTTGGAACAATCTGCACCAATAATAGATATAATGTTTGTGATAAGTTGGGTTCATCATCACAGAATCGTGTTCTGGTAGCACATGAAATGGGCCATAATTTTGGTGCCAATCATGATGCAGCAGGTAGCAATTATATTATGGCACCAAGTGTAAGCGCAGCAACTACATGGTCTTCATCATCCAAAAATGCGATCAGTGGTCATATTGCTAGTAGAAGTTGTTTATCTTGTGATGCCGGCACGACCCCAACAGAATGTAATATTCCTACAGGTTTAGCAGTAGAGAATCTTACTGCAACTGCTGTTACTTTGAACTGGAATGATATTTCAGGTGCAACTGGATATACTTTGCAGTTTAGAGCTACCGGAAGTTCCACTTGGCAGTCTTTTGATACTACGGCGAGTGTTCTTGATTTAAGTGGATTGACAACGGGAATTACGTATCAGTGGCAAGTTAAAACAAAATGTTCATCATCTTCTAGCAGTGCTTATGCTGGAGGATCTGACTTTACGTCTGAAACGGATACACCACCAGACACTTGTGCTGCACCTGCATCTGCTTCAGCGTCAAATATTACCACTTCGTCAGCTACAATCAATTGGTCTTCGGCAGAAGCTCCAAATTATTATATTTACGTTTTACCTTCAGGAGGGAACTGGTATTTAGCTGCGTCTGAATTAACGGGTACCTCTTATAACTTAACGGGACTGACTGCAAATAAATCATATACGATAGAAGTATATTCTAATTGTTCAAACGGTGCAGTTGCTAAACGTTTTACCTTCACAACTTCATCCAACCCATCATCGTGCGGATCTCCTATAAATCCATCGATAGTTACACAATACGGGGATTATGCTAAATTAGCTTGGGGAGGAGTTTCAGGTGCTGGTACATACACGACCCAAATAAAACCATCATACAGTTCGTCTTGGTATATTTATACTTATCCCAATACGAGTATTGCTTTTCAAGGTTTGCAATATGGCGTAACTTACCAATGGCGTGTAAGAAGCAATTGTAGTAAAGGTTCATCCGATTACGTTTATGGACCAAATATTAATGGTTATGCGAGAGGATATATGGAATTGACTGTCGCTAAAGAAGAGAAATTAACTATTTATCCGAACCCAAGCAAGAGCAATTTTACTTTGAGGGTAGAAAATTCAAGTTCCCAATTTGGAGACATGGAAGTTATTGACATTTCAGGGAAAGTAGTTTACAGTGCTTCAACGGTCGATTTAAGTTTACCATTGGTATTCGGGGATCAGTTAGTGGCTGGTATCTATATTGTTAGAGTGATTACCGCACAAAAAACTACCGTTTCAAAAGTGATCAAGTTATAA
- a CDS encoding AAA family ATPase codes for MNTIILKKLNLINFKGVKNLSVDFDDSTNIFGANGSGKTTIFDACTWLLFGKDSTDRKDFELKTLDEFNVVIPKIEHEVNGVFMVGNEEITIKKILKEKWPKIKGQLEPQFAGNETLYYWNEVPLSMKEFQTKVSQILDETIFKLITSPTAFNQMKWQDRRSVLIQIVGNISDQELAKGNADYERLVSLLTNKTLEEYKKQIASTIRKSKEDIKLIPTRIDEVERSKPEPVEETEIVQLIAAKEKEIEAIDNQLQDKSADHDEIIKKRNANQDQIFNLKSDMNAIEFEGREKAKLEQKTDTSKADGIRKEITEIEADVTTAKTKVETLTTKKAGIKTQLFTLETLITNARTKWNEVNATELQFNETEFCCPTCQREFEASDVETKKEELKANFITDKQNQLKKISETGKSHAAEKTNLTAELEGLEERIQNGAAYIIQLNGKLEELNFNLKKVVAQEQSIEKPSAQSLLESYLAANEKYQELKAKISDLVALKFETPEGNNSEAKEAKQKINEEITALRAQLSVNDQIIIANSRIKELMAEESKLAQEIANIEKEQYIIDNFIKLKIDTIESKINQKFSFVKFKLFETQINGAEVETCEALINGVPFSDANTASKINAGVDIINTLCDFYKVSAPIFIDNRESVVDLIDSESQIINLIVSAGDKKLRVA; via the coding sequence ATGAATACAATTATCCTTAAAAAACTAAACCTGATTAATTTCAAGGGAGTGAAAAATCTAAGTGTAGATTTTGACGACAGTACCAATATTTTCGGAGCCAATGGAAGCGGAAAGACAACCATTTTCGATGCTTGCACCTGGTTGCTTTTTGGCAAAGATTCTACAGACCGAAAAGATTTCGAATTGAAAACATTGGATGAATTCAATGTGGTCATCCCGAAAATAGAGCATGAAGTGAATGGGGTTTTTATGGTAGGCAACGAAGAAATTACCATTAAAAAAATTCTGAAAGAGAAATGGCCAAAAATAAAAGGTCAATTAGAACCACAATTCGCAGGAAACGAAACACTTTATTATTGGAATGAAGTTCCTCTATCAATGAAAGAATTTCAAACCAAAGTTTCTCAGATTTTGGATGAAACGATTTTCAAACTCATTACTTCTCCAACGGCTTTTAATCAAATGAAATGGCAAGACCGCAGATCTGTTCTGATTCAAATTGTCGGTAATATTTCTGATCAAGAACTGGCCAAAGGAAATGCAGACTATGAAAGATTGGTTTCCCTGCTTACTAATAAAACGTTGGAAGAATATAAGAAACAAATCGCTTCTACCATCAGGAAATCGAAGGAGGATATTAAGTTGATCCCGACCCGAATTGATGAAGTGGAACGCAGTAAACCAGAACCGGTTGAAGAAACAGAGATCGTGCAATTAATCGCTGCAAAAGAAAAGGAAATTGAAGCCATCGACAACCAATTGCAAGACAAGTCGGCCGATCATGATGAAATCATCAAAAAAAGAAATGCGAACCAGGATCAGATTTTCAATCTGAAATCAGATATGAACGCCATTGAATTTGAAGGTCGAGAAAAGGCAAAACTAGAGCAAAAAACAGATACCTCGAAAGCGGACGGAATCCGTAAAGAAATCACAGAAATAGAAGCCGACGTAACAACGGCCAAAACAAAGGTCGAAACTTTGACCACCAAGAAAGCGGGAATCAAAACTCAGTTATTCACTTTAGAAACATTAATCACCAACGCCCGAACCAAATGGAATGAAGTTAACGCCACGGAATTACAGTTCAATGAAACTGAATTCTGCTGTCCAACCTGCCAACGCGAATTTGAAGCGTCGGATGTTGAAACCAAGAAAGAGGAACTGAAAGCCAACTTTATTACTGATAAACAAAATCAGTTAAAAAAGATCAGCGAAACCGGTAAATCCCATGCAGCAGAAAAAACCAATTTAACTGCAGAATTGGAAGGTCTTGAAGAAAGAATTCAAAACGGCGCTGCTTATATTATTCAGTTGAATGGCAAATTGGAGGAACTAAATTTCAATCTTAAAAAGGTAGTTGCTCAAGAACAATCCATTGAAAAACCATCAGCGCAATCGTTGCTAGAATCTTATTTGGCTGCAAACGAAAAGTACCAGGAATTGAAAGCGAAGATCTCGGATTTAGTCGCTTTGAAATTCGAAACTCCCGAAGGAAATAATTCGGAAGCGAAAGAAGCCAAACAGAAAATTAATGAGGAAATCACTGCATTAAGAGCGCAGTTGTCCGTGAATGACCAAATAATTATCGCTAATTCAAGGATCAAAGAATTGATGGCCGAGGAATCTAAATTGGCGCAGGAAATTGCCAATATCGAGAAAGAGCAATACATCATCGACAACTTCATCAAGTTGAAAATTGACACCATTGAAAGCAAGATCAACCAGAAATTCTCTTTCGTAAAATTCAAATTGTTCGAAACTCAAATTAATGGTGCGGAGGTTGAAACCTGCGAGGCTTTGATCAACGGCGTGCCTTTCTCCGATGCGAACACCGCTTCTAAAATTAACGCCGGAGTTGATATCATCAATACGCTTTGCGACTTCTACAAAGTTTCCGCGCCAATCTTCATCGATAATAGAGAGAGTGTAGTTGATCTGATTGATTCTGAATCGCAAATTATCAATCTGATTGTTTCCGCTGGAGACAAAAAACTGAGAGTAGCGTAA